A genomic stretch from Streptomyces sp. QL37 includes:
- a CDS encoding ATP-binding protein, giving the protein MTQEITRTEHSAQTREFTVLLSPTRRGARLARLLATAQLGDWGLATEPAANIVAELAANAAVHGRVPGRDFRLGLAVHREALLRIEVTDTLGDRLPPAPGAVEMPADAAESGRGLLIVGAFADRWGIDVGPVPRKTVWAEIDLGR; this is encoded by the coding sequence GTGACCCAAGAAATCACTCGAACCGAACATTCCGCTCAGACACGGGAGTTCACCGTGCTGCTCTCTCCCACCCGCCGTGGCGCCAGGCTCGCCCGCCTGCTGGCCACGGCGCAGCTGGGCGACTGGGGGCTGGCCACGGAGCCGGCGGCGAACATCGTGGCTGAACTGGCCGCCAACGCTGCCGTGCACGGTCGCGTGCCGGGCCGGGACTTCAGGCTGGGGCTCGCGGTCCACCGCGAGGCGCTCCTCCGTATCGAGGTGACCGACACCCTGGGTGATCGGCTTCCTCCGGCACCCGGAGCCGTCGAAATGCCCGCTGACGCAGCGGAGTCGGGGCGCGGCCTGCTGATCGTCGGGGCGTTCGCTGACCGCTGGGGCATCGACGTCGGGCCCGTGCCGCGAAAGACCGTCTGGGCCGAGATCGACCTCGGGCGGTGA
- a CDS encoding helix-turn-helix transcriptional regulator, with protein sequence MSVDETGTERRGGELDDHGWDVDPDDEPGAALVASVGRQIKAWRESAGMRAGEFGAAIGYGEDLVYKVKGGRRIPRPEFLDRADEVLGAGGKLAMLKRELAEVRYPKKVRDLAKLEARTIELEAYHHHNINGLLQTEEHMRALFTSWLPAYTQDEMERVVAARLARRSIFDRTPAPSLSFVQEEVTLRRPVGGTMALRRQLERLLELGRLRNVAIQVMPTHREEHPGTGGLIEVLRFPDGSAVGRSEGAFSGRPVSDPKQLRILGLRYGMIRAQALTPRESLAFIEQLLGET encoded by the coding sequence GTGAGCGTGGATGAGACGGGTACGGAACGCCGGGGCGGCGAGCTAGACGACCACGGATGGGACGTCGATCCCGACGACGAGCCGGGCGCGGCCCTGGTCGCCTCCGTGGGCCGTCAGATCAAGGCGTGGCGGGAGTCGGCGGGGATGCGGGCCGGTGAGTTCGGTGCCGCGATCGGATACGGCGAGGATCTCGTCTACAAGGTGAAGGGCGGGCGCCGCATCCCCCGTCCGGAGTTTCTGGACAGGGCGGACGAGGTGCTGGGGGCGGGCGGCAAACTCGCCATGTTGAAGCGGGAGTTGGCGGAGGTCCGGTATCCGAAAAAGGTACGGGATCTGGCGAAGCTGGAAGCCAGGACCATCGAGCTGGAGGCGTACCACCACCACAACATCAACGGGTTGTTGCAGACCGAGGAGCACATGAGAGCCCTGTTCACCTCGTGGTTGCCGGCCTATACGCAGGACGAGATGGAGCGGGTGGTGGCCGCTCGCTTGGCTCGACGCTCCATCTTCGACCGGACCCCCGCACCATCGCTGAGCTTCGTCCAGGAAGAGGTGACACTACGCCGCCCAGTCGGAGGCACAATGGCTCTACGCCGCCAGCTCGAACGCCTCTTGGAGCTGGGGCGGTTGCGGAACGTGGCAATCCAGGTGATGCCCACACATCGGGAAGAGCATCCTGGGACGGGTGGGTTGATCGAGGTGCTGAGATTTCCCGACGGCAGCGCGGTGGGCCGTTCCGAGGGAGCGTTCAGCGGACGTCCGGTCTCCGATCCGAAGCAACTCAGAATCCTTGGACTGCGCTATGGCATGATCCGAGCGCAGGCTCTTACGCCACGTGAGTCACTGGCCTTCATTGAGCAACTGCTGGGAGAGACATGA
- a CDS encoding DUF397 domain-containing protein codes for MIHKASAGEATELEWLRSSYSSSGDGNDCVEVATAPRTVHIRDSKNLPGPRLRFTATPWQAFVAYASGS; via the coding sequence ATGATCCACAAGGCCTCTGCAGGGGAAGCCACGGAGTTGGAGTGGCTCAGAAGCAGCTACAGCAGCAGTGGCGACGGCAACGACTGCGTCGAGGTGGCAACCGCACCGCGCACCGTGCACATCCGCGACTCCAAAAATCTGCCCGGCCCCCGCCTCCGCTTCACCGCTACCCCATGGCAAGCGTTCGTGGCGTACGCCTCCGGGAGCTGA
- a CDS encoding HAMP domain-containing sensor histidine kinase, with translation MRRRPGLSARLKLTLSYAGFLAVAGALLLAVVWVFLLRYVPDNSQGLLGISPNRYLLVRMFAPAAAAALGILLVIGLVGGWVLAGRMLAPLTRITAAARLAGDGSLSHRIRMEGRQDEFRELADTFDTMLEQLESHVAEQQRFAANASHELRTPLAVSQALLDVARRDPTRDRGELLERLQAVNTRAIDLTEALLLLGRSDRGNFTRESVDLSLTAEEAAETLLPLAEHRRITLDVTGGAARTSGSPELLLRMVTNLVQNAVVHNLPIGGTVTVRTEAHGDTSVLRVENTGRRLPPELVQTLTEPFQRGTERVRTDDHVGAGLGLAIAHSIVRAHDGTLDLAPRPTGGLAVTVWLPGTP, from the coding sequence ATGCGTAGACGCCCCGGTCTCAGCGCCCGGCTGAAACTGACCCTCAGCTACGCCGGGTTCCTCGCCGTCGCCGGCGCGCTCCTGCTCGCCGTGGTCTGGGTGTTCCTGCTGCGCTACGTCCCCGACAACTCCCAGGGACTCCTCGGGATCTCGCCCAACCGCTACCTCCTCGTGCGCATGTTCGCCCCCGCCGCGGCCGCGGCCCTGGGCATCCTGCTCGTGATCGGCCTGGTCGGCGGATGGGTTCTCGCCGGCCGGATGCTCGCACCCCTCACCCGGATCACCGCCGCGGCGCGGCTGGCCGGGGACGGGTCACTGTCCCACCGGATCCGCATGGAAGGCCGTCAGGACGAATTCCGTGAACTCGCCGACACGTTCGACACCATGCTCGAACAGCTCGAATCGCACGTCGCCGAGCAGCAGCGGTTCGCCGCGAACGCCTCCCACGAACTGCGCACCCCGCTGGCCGTCTCGCAGGCGCTGCTCGACGTCGCCCGCAGGGATCCCACCCGGGACCGGGGCGAACTCCTCGAACGCCTGCAGGCCGTCAATACGCGTGCGATCGACCTCACCGAGGCCCTGCTGCTGCTCGGCCGCAGCGACCGCGGAAACTTCACCCGCGAGAGCGTCGACCTCTCCCTCACCGCCGAAGAAGCCGCGGAGACCCTGCTCCCCCTCGCCGAACACCGCCGGATCACGCTGGACGTCACCGGGGGAGCGGCACGCACCAGCGGCTCCCCGGAGCTTCTGCTGCGGATGGTGACGAACCTCGTCCAGAACGCCGTCGTCCACAACCTGCCCATCGGCGGCACCGTGACGGTCCGCACCGAAGCGCACGGCGACACGAGCGTGCTGCGGGTCGAGAACACGGGCCGTCGGCTTCCGCCGGAACTGGTACAGACCCTCACCGAACCCTTCCAGCGCGGAACGGAACGCGTACGCACCGACGACCACGTCGGCGCGGGCCTCGGCCTGGCCATCGCGCACAGCATCGTCCGCGCCCACGACGGGACCCTCGACCTTGCCCCCCGCCCCACCGGCGGGCTGGCCGTCACGGTATGGCTGCCCGGCACGCCGTAG
- a CDS encoding response regulator transcription factor encodes MRVLIVEDEPYLAEAVRDGLRLEAIAADIAGDGDSALELLGVHSYDLAVLDRDIPGPSGDEVARRIVASGSGIPILMLTAADRIDDKASGFELGADDYLTKPFELRELVLRLRALDRRRAYARPPVREIGGLRLDPFRREVFRDGRYVALTRKQFAVLEVLVAAEGGVVSAEELLERAWDENTDPFTNAVRITVSALRKRLGEPGIISTVPGVGYRIDTGTASIAPGSPHA; translated from the coding sequence ATGCGCGTACTGATCGTGGAGGACGAGCCCTACCTGGCGGAAGCCGTCCGTGACGGGCTGAGGCTGGAGGCGATCGCCGCCGACATCGCCGGTGACGGTGACTCCGCCCTGGAACTGCTCGGCGTCCACTCGTACGATCTCGCGGTGCTCGACCGCGACATCCCCGGCCCCTCCGGCGACGAGGTCGCCCGGCGCATCGTGGCCTCGGGCAGCGGCATCCCGATCCTCATGCTCACCGCCGCCGACCGGATCGACGACAAGGCCTCCGGTTTCGAGCTCGGCGCCGACGACTACCTCACCAAACCGTTCGAGCTGCGGGAGCTCGTCCTCCGGCTGAGGGCACTCGACCGCAGACGCGCGTACGCCCGGCCCCCGGTCCGCGAGATCGGGGGGCTGCGGCTTGACCCCTTCCGCCGTGAGGTCTTCCGCGACGGACGCTACGTGGCGCTCACCCGCAAACAGTTCGCCGTGCTGGAGGTCCTCGTCGCCGCTGAGGGCGGGGTCGTCAGCGCCGAGGAGCTGCTGGAACGGGCCTGGGACGAGAACACCGACCCCTTCACCAACGCCGTCCGCATCACCGTCTCCGCACTGCGCAAACGGCTCGGCGAACCGGGGATCATCTCGACGGTGCCCGGCGTCGGCTACCGGATCGACACCGGTACGGCCAGCATCGCCCCCGGCAGTCCGCATGCGTAG
- a CDS encoding VanZ family protein, translated as MNDNASPPAPPRRMRTIVLLGLAALGLASALFVVRRPLMMSAPTCMAGRWHGCFDTFNGVVLMTLVALPLSVLAVRALARLRSGADGTSAWRMSLAEVGMVHGTVPFVWLTMMPGAGAGVVPGRTSLVPLRDLVTMGPGGIVGNLLVLASLGFFAPMRFAALASLPRILALGAGCSVLVETAQYVLRLDRVSSVDDVLVNATGAVLAGLASRRWWRTAAEAPTDRPRPVPTAARAG; from the coding sequence ATGAACGACAACGCATCCCCGCCGGCACCGCCCCGACGCATGCGCACGATCGTGCTCCTGGGTCTGGCGGCCCTCGGCCTGGCGAGTGCCCTGTTCGTCGTGCGTCGGCCGCTCATGATGTCCGCCCCGACGTGCATGGCCGGGCGGTGGCACGGTTGCTTCGACACGTTCAACGGAGTGGTGCTCATGACGCTGGTCGCGCTGCCGCTCTCCGTGCTCGCGGTCCGGGCTCTGGCACGGCTTCGGAGTGGAGCCGACGGCACGTCCGCGTGGCGGATGTCGCTGGCCGAGGTCGGCATGGTCCACGGGACGGTGCCGTTCGTCTGGCTGACCATGATGCCGGGCGCCGGAGCCGGCGTCGTCCCCGGCCGGACGAGCCTGGTTCCCCTGCGTGACCTGGTCACGATGGGTCCGGGCGGGATCGTCGGCAACCTGCTGGTCCTCGCCTCGCTGGGATTCTTCGCGCCGATGCGCTTCGCCGCACTGGCGTCCCTCCCGCGGATCCTGGCGCTCGGGGCGGGCTGCTCGGTCCTCGTCGAAACCGCGCAGTACGTGCTGCGGCTGGACCGCGTGTCCTCCGTGGACGACGTACTCGTCAACGCCACCGGCGCCGTGCTGGCCGGACTGGCGTCGCGCCGCTGGTGGCGCACCGCGGCGGAAGCACCGACGGACCGCCCCCGCCCCGTGCCGACGGCCGCCCGGGCGGGTTGA
- a CDS encoding helix-turn-helix domain-containing protein, with amino-acid sequence MPPACRQVTIGLSSASFRQIPQFNELTSELLCAAENACRVGRHTCGRLRGRTDLVVNVSTLSDLCSDPDFALRPVGALASADRMVDAVCVLTDGSWPDDQLGEVGDALVVVGLSKSLSLKSADASPGAVDRLLGELARQRAAGLAVCVGHHGRQDVPAMIRNSASRMNVPLLMTTKSTAEWRGLAARFRERRFRRAEWHADQLTALLHRLPHQLAEPGEKATQRIVDWLSAALDAEVLVSSPQQGVLAAAPNTAAEKLALLLTGRTTRPQPFGAPEDPAPNTRVIPLDPWDPATVLWVVSCRAFDEVRTDLMQHAAKALGLIEQAKHQYRVEEARRAVNQAAFQLLLLGETVGAQRVLASLAPGLLTTEQTRVYVIDCADNDREATLERAEEAIAGRALLARCPAYNHLLVADPLHQQDHDPGNVLSALTSVVASLPQHWMGSSRVRPLGETADAYAEAAAYLAMARHAPDRVAHVEERTLFVDALPPGPARRWAGAVLRPLLVLPSAQRNQLLHTLELGLEVQHKAVSRLLGIHRNTVTHRITRCFRLVGLDRHHVMSKVVVSAALKIIAVHGYDDTGTDPASDFTEMMTAPDMRSWAEAFLEPLKDVGGDLLLTLGAWLENNTDAEHTAASMSTSPAAVRAHLRSATPLMQHEVAPGLVADQTPDGDEHGLSALRPLTFALYASTGLPAIPAALRATP; translated from the coding sequence ATGCCGCCGGCCTGTAGGCAGGTCACGATCGGCCTCAGTTCCGCTTCTTTCCGCCAGATTCCGCAGTTCAACGAATTGACATCTGAGTTGCTGTGCGCGGCGGAGAATGCTTGCCGGGTCGGGCGGCACACATGCGGTCGACTTCGTGGACGAACTGATCTGGTGGTGAATGTGTCTACCTTGAGTGATTTATGTAGTGACCCCGATTTCGCCCTTCGCCCGGTGGGGGCCCTGGCGTCGGCAGACCGGATGGTGGATGCAGTGTGCGTCCTCACAGATGGCTCATGGCCCGATGATCAGCTTGGAGAGGTTGGGGACGCACTGGTGGTGGTGGGCTTGTCAAAGAGCCTCAGCTTGAAATCGGCGGATGCGTCGCCTGGAGCCGTCGACCGTCTGCTCGGAGAGCTGGCTCGGCAGCGAGCAGCTGGCCTGGCGGTGTGCGTCGGCCACCATGGACGGCAGGACGTCCCGGCGATGATCCGCAACTCGGCTTCCCGAATGAACGTGCCGCTGCTCATGACGACGAAGTCGACGGCGGAATGGAGAGGTCTGGCGGCTCGCTTCCGCGAGCGCCGCTTCCGACGTGCCGAATGGCACGCCGATCAGCTCACCGCTCTGTTGCATCGTCTGCCTCACCAGCTTGCAGAGCCGGGAGAGAAGGCCACCCAGCGAATCGTTGACTGGCTTTCAGCGGCCTTGGATGCCGAGGTACTGGTCAGCAGCCCGCAGCAAGGCGTCCTAGCTGCGGCTCCGAACACAGCAGCCGAAAAATTGGCGCTTCTGCTCACCGGTCGGACCACGCGGCCGCAGCCTTTCGGAGCGCCTGAAGACCCCGCACCGAATACCCGCGTCATTCCGCTGGACCCGTGGGATCCAGCCACTGTGCTCTGGGTCGTCTCCTGTCGCGCATTCGATGAGGTGCGTACCGACCTGATGCAGCATGCAGCCAAGGCGCTGGGTCTGATCGAACAGGCCAAGCACCAGTACCGGGTGGAAGAAGCCCGGCGCGCCGTCAACCAGGCCGCATTTCAACTGCTCCTCCTCGGGGAAACAGTAGGCGCACAACGTGTGCTGGCGAGCCTCGCCCCAGGTCTGCTGACGACAGAGCAAACGCGGGTATACGTCATCGACTGCGCCGACAACGACCGGGAAGCAACGCTCGAACGAGCCGAGGAAGCCATCGCCGGCCGTGCACTGCTCGCGCGCTGCCCCGCCTACAACCATCTGCTGGTCGCAGATCCTCTGCATCAGCAAGACCATGATCCTGGGAACGTCCTCAGCGCACTGACAAGTGTAGTGGCCTCCCTGCCTCAACACTGGATGGGAAGCAGCCGCGTCCGCCCGCTCGGGGAGACCGCAGACGCCTACGCCGAGGCCGCTGCCTACTTGGCCATGGCGCGGCACGCACCTGACCGAGTCGCACATGTCGAGGAACGGACCCTCTTCGTGGATGCCCTGCCTCCGGGGCCCGCACGACGATGGGCGGGAGCAGTGCTACGTCCTCTGCTCGTCCTCCCCTCAGCGCAACGCAACCAGCTGCTGCACACGCTGGAGCTAGGTCTAGAGGTACAGCACAAGGCCGTCAGCCGGCTTCTCGGCATTCACCGCAACACCGTGACACACCGGATCACTCGTTGCTTCCGCCTGGTCGGCCTCGACCGGCACCACGTGATGAGCAAGGTGGTCGTCTCCGCGGCCCTCAAGATCATTGCGGTGCACGGCTACGACGACACCGGCACTGATCCCGCATCCGACTTCACCGAGATGATGACAGCACCCGACATGCGCTCCTGGGCCGAGGCCTTTCTGGAGCCGTTGAAGGATGTGGGGGGTGACCTGTTGCTCACGCTGGGCGCGTGGTTGGAGAACAACACCGATGCGGAACACACCGCAGCTTCAATGAGTACGTCGCCCGCCGCTGTTCGCGCTCACCTGAGGTCAGCCACCCCGCTGATGCAACACGAGGTGGCACCCGGTCTCGTGGCAGACCAAACACCCGACGGAGACGAGCACGGGCTCAGCGCTTTGCGCCCGCTCACCTTCGCGCTGTACGCGAGCACGGGCCTCCCGGCAATCCCGGCCGCACTGCGCGCCACTCCATGA
- a CDS encoding LacI family DNA-binding transcriptional regulator, translating to MVDGVTVPAPRTGPALRLSDIAGQATVSEATVSRVLNGKPGVADTTRQRVLAALDILGYERPVRLRQRSAGLIGLVTPELTNPIFPAFAQSVEQVLAGHGYTPVLCTQLPGGATEDELVEQLVERGVGGIVFLSGLHADTSADPARYAALIDRGVPFVLINGYNEHISAPFVSPDDQAAVRMAVGHLAELGHRRVGLAIGPQRYVPSRRKRDGFVDAAVSLLGLDREEAELLVCSTLFSVEGGQVAAGALLDAGCTGIVCGSDLMALGVVRAARGRGLDVPRDVSVVGFDDSQLIAFTDPPLTTVRQPVQAMAAAAVGALLEEIAGSPVQRTEYVFQPELVVRGSTAAARAA from the coding sequence GTGGTGGACGGTGTGACCGTCCCCGCACCCAGGACCGGACCGGCGCTGCGGCTCTCCGACATCGCCGGTCAGGCCACGGTCAGCGAGGCCACCGTCAGCCGGGTGCTGAACGGGAAGCCGGGCGTCGCGGACACCACGCGTCAGCGGGTGCTCGCGGCGCTCGACATCCTCGGCTACGAACGCCCCGTACGGCTGCGGCAGCGCAGCGCCGGACTGATCGGGCTGGTGACACCCGAACTCACCAACCCGATCTTCCCGGCGTTCGCGCAGTCCGTGGAGCAGGTCCTCGCGGGGCACGGCTACACACCCGTGCTCTGCACCCAGCTGCCCGGCGGTGCCACCGAGGACGAGCTCGTCGAACAGCTCGTCGAGCGTGGTGTGGGCGGCATCGTCTTCCTGTCCGGGCTCCACGCCGACACCTCGGCCGACCCGGCGCGCTACGCGGCGCTCATCGACCGGGGCGTGCCGTTCGTCCTGATCAACGGCTACAACGAGCACATCAGCGCCCCGTTCGTCTCACCCGACGACCAGGCCGCCGTACGCATGGCCGTCGGCCACCTCGCCGAGCTCGGCCACCGGCGGGTCGGTCTGGCGATCGGGCCGCAGCGCTACGTGCCCTCCCGCCGCAAGCGCGACGGCTTCGTCGACGCGGCCGTCTCCCTGCTGGGCCTGGACCGCGAGGAGGCCGAACTCCTCGTCTGCTCCACCCTGTTCAGCGTCGAGGGCGGCCAGGTCGCCGCAGGCGCCCTGCTCGACGCGGGCTGCACCGGCATCGTCTGCGGCAGCGACCTGATGGCGCTCGGCGTGGTCAGGGCGGCCCGGGGGAGGGGCCTCGACGTACCCCGCGACGTCTCCGTCGTCGGCTTCGACGACTCCCAGCTCATCGCCTTCACCGACCCGCCGCTGACCACCGTGCGCCAGCCGGTGCAGGCGATGGCGGCGGCGGCGGTCGGCGCGCTGCTGGAGGAGATCGCGGGAAGTCCCGTGCAGCGCACGGAGTACGTGTTCCAGCCGGAGCTGGTGGTCCGAGGGTCCACCGCGGCGGCACGCGCCGCCTGA